In Magnolia sinica isolate HGM2019 chromosome 12, MsV1, whole genome shotgun sequence, a single genomic region encodes these proteins:
- the LOC131220774 gene encoding cation-chloride cotransporter 1 isoform X1, whose amino-acid sequence MENGEIEGNEEELSAQRGRQYRPVVAHDRAVLQISSADSSGSSSSPPRSPIRDGSMKKIRVPSQPDMAATARDDTHEGGNGSQRESKLELFGFDSLVNILGLKSMTGEQIPTPSSPRDGEDVSITLGQPKPSGVKLGTMMGVFVPCLQNILGIIYYIRFSWIVGMAGIGESLVLVSFCGLCTFLTSISLSAIATNGAMKGGGPYYLIGRALGPEVGVSIGLCFFLGNAVAGSLYVLGAVETFLDAVPGAGIFKGTAATVNATAGVKETIFTPSLHDLQIYGIVVTILLCFIVFGGVKIINKVAPAFLIPVLFSLFCIFIGIFAAPKHNASPGITGLRLSTFKDNWSSDYQFTNDAGIPDPEGSTYWNFNALVGLFFPAVTGIMAGSNRSASLKDTQHSIPIGTLAATLATSAMYLLSVLLFGALATREELLTDRLLTAAVAWPVPAIIYIGIILSTLGAALQSLTGAPRLLAAIANDDILPILKYFKVADSCEPHLATLFTAFICISCVVIGNLDLISPTITMFFLLCYAGVNLSCFLLDLLDAPSWRPRWKFHHWSLSLLGACLCIVIMFLISWSFTVVSLALVSLIYYYVSIKGKAGDWGDGFKSAYFQLALRSLRSLGANQVHPKNWYPIPLIFCRPWGRLPENVPCHPKLADFANCMKKKGRGMSIFVSILDGDYHECAEDAKIACRQLSTYIDYKRCEGVAEIIVAPSMSEGFRGIVQTMGLGNLKPNIVVMRYPEIWRRENLTQIPTTFVSIINDCIIANKAVVIVKGLDEWPGEYQKQYGTIDLYWIVRDGGLMLLLSQLLLTKASFESCKIQVFCIAEEDVEAEELKADVKKFLYDLRMQAEVIVVTMKSWEVHVDSAPQQDDSLEAFTGAQRRIAAYLGEMKEAAARVGGPLMADGKPVVVNEQQVDKFLYTTLKLNSTILRYSRMAAVVLISLPPPPLNHPSYFYMEYIDLLVENVPRLLMVRGYRRDVVTLFT is encoded by the exons AAAAATCAGAGTGCCCTCGCAACCAGACATGGCGGCCACTGCAAGAGATGATACACATGAAGGAGGCAATGGATCCCAAAGGGAATCAAAATTGGAGTTATTTGGTTTTGATTCTCTTGTCAATATTTTGGGTCTTAAGAG TATGACAGGGGAACAAATTCCAACACCTTCTAGTCCTAGAGATGGCGAGGATGTTTCCATCACTCTTGGACAACCCAAG CCATCTGGTGTTAAACTCGGAACAATGATGGGTGTATTTGTGCCATGCTTGCAGAATATTTTGGGAATTATCTACTATATCCGATTTTCTTG GATTGTTGGTATGGCGGGCATAGGCGAGTCACTTGTGTTGGTTTCCTTTTGTGGCTTGTGCACATTCTTAACTTCAATTTCATTAAGTGCGATTGCAACTAATGGTGCTATGAAG GGTGGTGGGCCATATTATCTCATTGGGCGAGCCCTTGGTCCAGAGGTTGGTGTTAGTATTGGCTTGTGCTTCTTCCTGGGGAATGCTGTTGCTGGATCTCT ATACGTCTTGGGAGCTGTAGAAACATTCCTAGATGCAGTTCCTGGGGCTGGTATTTTTAAAG GGACTGCAGCAACTGTTAATGCCACGGCAGGAGTTAAAGAAACCATATTCACTCCCAGTTTACATGACCTGCAAATTTATGGGATCGTTGTTACCATCCTTCTATGTTTTATTGTATTTGGTGGTGTGAAAATTATCAACAAGGTTGCACCTGCTTTCCTTATCCCTGTCCTATTTTCACTGTTTTGCATATTCATTGGGATCTTTGCAGCACCAAAGCATAACGCTTCAC CTGGAATCACGGGGTTAAGATTAAGTACATTTAAAGATAACTGGAGTTCAGACTACCAATTTACTAACGATGCGGGGATACCAGACCCTGAAGGGTCAACTTACTGGAACTTCAA TGCATTGGTAGGTCTCTTTTTTCCAGCTGTAACAGGAATCATGGCGGGTTCTAATCGCTCTGCATCTCTAAAAGACACTCAGCATTCAATACCCATTGGAACATTGGCTGCAACACTTGCAACCTCTGCTATGTATCTACTTTCTGTATTACTATTCGGAGCTCTGGCAACAAGAGAGGAACTTTTGACAGACAG GCTACTTACTGCTGCAGTGGCTTGGCCTGTTCCGGCAATCATTTACATTGGGATCATCCTGTCCACTTTAGGTGCTGCACTTCAGAGTCTGACAGGGGCCCCACGCCTGCTCGCTGCTATAGCCAATGATGATATCCTCCCCATTCTGAAATATTTCAAGGTTGCAGACAGTTGTGAGCCTCACCTTGCGACTCTCTTTACGGCCTTCATCTGCATCAGCTGTGTTGTGATAGGGAACCTGGATTTGATCTCACCGACCATAACCATGTTTTTCCTTTTGTGTTATGCTGGCGTGAACTTATCTTGTTTCCTTTTGGACCTTCTCGACGCTCCAAGCTGGCGACCTCGATGGAAGTTTCACCACTGGAGCCTCTCACTTCTTGGAGCATGTCTCTGTATCG TGATCATGTTTCTGATCTCATGGTCGTTCACTGTGGTGTCTCTGGCCCTTGTGAGCCTTATTTATTATTATGTTAGCATAAAGGGGAAGGCTGGGGATTGGGGTGATGGATTCAAGAGCGCATATTTTCAACTGGCTCTGCGGAGTCTCCGATCATTGGGAG CCAACCAAGTGCACCCCAAAAACTGGTACCCGATCCCACTCATCTTCTGCCGTCCATGGGGTAGGCTCCCGGAGAATGTTCCATGCCACCCCAAGCTTGCCGACTTTGCCAACTGCATGAAGAAGAAGGGCCGAGGCATGTCCATCTTTGTCTCCATCCTCGATGGTGACTACCACGAGTGTGCTGAGGATGCCAAGATTGCCTGCCGCCAACTCAGCACCTACATCGATTACAAGCGCTGTGAGGGCGTCGCTGAAATCATCGTGGCCCCCTCCATGTCGGAGGGCTTCCGTGGCATTGTCCAGACCATGGGCCTCGGCAACCTCAAGCCCAATATCGTTGTCATGCGCTACCCTGAGATCTGGCGCCGTGAGAACCTCACCCAGATCCCCACCACCTTTGTCAGCATCATCAACGACTGCATCATCGCCAACAAGGCAGTTGTGATTGTGAAGGGCCTCGACGAGTGGCCCGGTGAGTACCAGAAGCAGTATGGCACGATTGACCTCTATTGGATCGTGCGGGACGGGGGCCTCATGCTCCTCTTGTCGCAGCTCCTGCTAACGAAGGCGAGCTTCGAGAGCTGCAAAATCCAGGTCTTCTGCATAGCTGAGGAGGACGTGGAGGCTGAGGAGCTGAAGGCAGACGTGAAGAAGTTCCTCTACGATCTACGGATGCAGGCTGAGGTGATTGTTGTGACCATGAAGTCATGGGAGGTGCATGTTGACAGTGCGCCCCAGCAGGACGACTCTCTGGAGGCATTCACCGGTGCGCAAAGGCGGATTGCTGCCTACCTCGGGGAGATGAAGGAGGCAGCTGCGAGGGTGGGCGGGCCGTTGATGGCGGATGGGAAACCAGTGGTTGTGAACGAGCAGCAGGTGGACAAGTTCCTGTACACAACACTGAAGCTGAACTCAACGATCCTGAGATACTCGCGGATGGCAGCGGTGGTGCTCATCAGCCTCCCACCGCCCCCGCTCAACCACCCATCCTACTTCTACATGGAATACATTGATCTGTTGGTCGAGAATGTCCCGAGGCTCTTGATGGTCAGAGGTTATCGTCGAGACGTCGTGACCCTGTTCACATAG
- the LOC131220774 gene encoding cation-chloride cotransporter 1 isoform X2, producing MLAEYFGNYLLYPIFLGGGPYYLIGRALGPEVGVSIGLCFFLGNAVAGSLYVLGAVETFLDAVPGAGIFKGTAATVNATAGVKETIFTPSLHDLQIYGIVVTILLCFIVFGGVKIINKVAPAFLIPVLFSLFCIFIGIFAAPKHNASPGITGLRLSTFKDNWSSDYQFTNDAGIPDPEGSTYWNFNALVGLFFPAVTGIMAGSNRSASLKDTQHSIPIGTLAATLATSAMYLLSVLLFGALATREELLTDRLLTAAVAWPVPAIIYIGIILSTLGAALQSLTGAPRLLAAIANDDILPILKYFKVADSCEPHLATLFTAFICISCVVIGNLDLISPTITMFFLLCYAGVNLSCFLLDLLDAPSWRPRWKFHHWSLSLLGACLCIVIMFLISWSFTVVSLALVSLIYYYVSIKGKAGDWGDGFKSAYFQLALRSLRSLGANQVHPKNWYPIPLIFCRPWGRLPENVPCHPKLADFANCMKKKGRGMSIFVSILDGDYHECAEDAKIACRQLSTYIDYKRCEGVAEIIVAPSMSEGFRGIVQTMGLGNLKPNIVVMRYPEIWRRENLTQIPTTFVSIINDCIIANKAVVIVKGLDEWPGEYQKQYGTIDLYWIVRDGGLMLLLSQLLLTKASFESCKIQVFCIAEEDVEAEELKADVKKFLYDLRMQAEVIVVTMKSWEVHVDSAPQQDDSLEAFTGAQRRIAAYLGEMKEAAARVGGPLMADGKPVVVNEQQVDKFLYTTLKLNSTILRYSRMAAVVLISLPPPPLNHPSYFYMEYIDLLVENVPRLLMVRGYRRDVVTLFT from the exons ATGCTTGCAGAATATTTTGGGAATTATCTACTATATCCGATTTTCTTG GGTGGTGGGCCATATTATCTCATTGGGCGAGCCCTTGGTCCAGAGGTTGGTGTTAGTATTGGCTTGTGCTTCTTCCTGGGGAATGCTGTTGCTGGATCTCT ATACGTCTTGGGAGCTGTAGAAACATTCCTAGATGCAGTTCCTGGGGCTGGTATTTTTAAAG GGACTGCAGCAACTGTTAATGCCACGGCAGGAGTTAAAGAAACCATATTCACTCCCAGTTTACATGACCTGCAAATTTATGGGATCGTTGTTACCATCCTTCTATGTTTTATTGTATTTGGTGGTGTGAAAATTATCAACAAGGTTGCACCTGCTTTCCTTATCCCTGTCCTATTTTCACTGTTTTGCATATTCATTGGGATCTTTGCAGCACCAAAGCATAACGCTTCAC CTGGAATCACGGGGTTAAGATTAAGTACATTTAAAGATAACTGGAGTTCAGACTACCAATTTACTAACGATGCGGGGATACCAGACCCTGAAGGGTCAACTTACTGGAACTTCAA TGCATTGGTAGGTCTCTTTTTTCCAGCTGTAACAGGAATCATGGCGGGTTCTAATCGCTCTGCATCTCTAAAAGACACTCAGCATTCAATACCCATTGGAACATTGGCTGCAACACTTGCAACCTCTGCTATGTATCTACTTTCTGTATTACTATTCGGAGCTCTGGCAACAAGAGAGGAACTTTTGACAGACAG GCTACTTACTGCTGCAGTGGCTTGGCCTGTTCCGGCAATCATTTACATTGGGATCATCCTGTCCACTTTAGGTGCTGCACTTCAGAGTCTGACAGGGGCCCCACGCCTGCTCGCTGCTATAGCCAATGATGATATCCTCCCCATTCTGAAATATTTCAAGGTTGCAGACAGTTGTGAGCCTCACCTTGCGACTCTCTTTACGGCCTTCATCTGCATCAGCTGTGTTGTGATAGGGAACCTGGATTTGATCTCACCGACCATAACCATGTTTTTCCTTTTGTGTTATGCTGGCGTGAACTTATCTTGTTTCCTTTTGGACCTTCTCGACGCTCCAAGCTGGCGACCTCGATGGAAGTTTCACCACTGGAGCCTCTCACTTCTTGGAGCATGTCTCTGTATCG TGATCATGTTTCTGATCTCATGGTCGTTCACTGTGGTGTCTCTGGCCCTTGTGAGCCTTATTTATTATTATGTTAGCATAAAGGGGAAGGCTGGGGATTGGGGTGATGGATTCAAGAGCGCATATTTTCAACTGGCTCTGCGGAGTCTCCGATCATTGGGAG CCAACCAAGTGCACCCCAAAAACTGGTACCCGATCCCACTCATCTTCTGCCGTCCATGGGGTAGGCTCCCGGAGAATGTTCCATGCCACCCCAAGCTTGCCGACTTTGCCAACTGCATGAAGAAGAAGGGCCGAGGCATGTCCATCTTTGTCTCCATCCTCGATGGTGACTACCACGAGTGTGCTGAGGATGCCAAGATTGCCTGCCGCCAACTCAGCACCTACATCGATTACAAGCGCTGTGAGGGCGTCGCTGAAATCATCGTGGCCCCCTCCATGTCGGAGGGCTTCCGTGGCATTGTCCAGACCATGGGCCTCGGCAACCTCAAGCCCAATATCGTTGTCATGCGCTACCCTGAGATCTGGCGCCGTGAGAACCTCACCCAGATCCCCACCACCTTTGTCAGCATCATCAACGACTGCATCATCGCCAACAAGGCAGTTGTGATTGTGAAGGGCCTCGACGAGTGGCCCGGTGAGTACCAGAAGCAGTATGGCACGATTGACCTCTATTGGATCGTGCGGGACGGGGGCCTCATGCTCCTCTTGTCGCAGCTCCTGCTAACGAAGGCGAGCTTCGAGAGCTGCAAAATCCAGGTCTTCTGCATAGCTGAGGAGGACGTGGAGGCTGAGGAGCTGAAGGCAGACGTGAAGAAGTTCCTCTACGATCTACGGATGCAGGCTGAGGTGATTGTTGTGACCATGAAGTCATGGGAGGTGCATGTTGACAGTGCGCCCCAGCAGGACGACTCTCTGGAGGCATTCACCGGTGCGCAAAGGCGGATTGCTGCCTACCTCGGGGAGATGAAGGAGGCAGCTGCGAGGGTGGGCGGGCCGTTGATGGCGGATGGGAAACCAGTGGTTGTGAACGAGCAGCAGGTGGACAAGTTCCTGTACACAACACTGAAGCTGAACTCAACGATCCTGAGATACTCGCGGATGGCAGCGGTGGTGCTCATCAGCCTCCCACCGCCCCCGCTCAACCACCCATCCTACTTCTACATGGAATACATTGATCTGTTGGTCGAGAATGTCCCGAGGCTCTTGATGGTCAGAGGTTATCGTCGAGACGTCGTGACCCTGTTCACATAG